The following proteins are encoded in a genomic region of Xenopus laevis strain J_2021 chromosome 3L, Xenopus_laevis_v10.1, whole genome shotgun sequence:
- the LOC108710600 gene encoding cholesterol 25-hydroxylase-like protein 1, member 2: MNNKKKESLLPSPWKIAAKEVLKMESFFCLSHILAMDFSREPLLQPLWDYFRLNYTDTLRSPLFPVVLTVSSYLIFCIPYLVLNLVGRKWPCIHKYKIQQDRNPTAEMILHCLGVTVYNHLFFIFPAAVAQWYWRPPCPLPEESPTLMDIISGVTGSLLLFDFQYFIWHMIHHRNRWLYKTFHAIHHEYMAPFSLATQCLGGWELVTVGFWTTLNPIIFRCHILTTWVFMVFHVYVSVEDHCGYDFPWSTSHLVPFGIYGGPAKHDVHHQKPMSNYAPHFMHWDKIFGTHADFSSVKGILEQATPNKTCCASKQEDSLYDESITPTARMADERKS, translated from the coding sequence atgaataataaaaagaaagagtCATTGCTTCCATCTCCCTGGAAGATTGCAGCTAAGGAGGTGCTGAAGATGGAATCCTTCTTTTGCTTGTCTCATATTTTGGCCATGGACTTCTCTAGAGAACCCTTGCTACAGCCATTGTGGGATTACTTCCGACTTAATTACACTGATACCTTGAGATCTCCTCTCTTCCCTGTGGTCCTCACTGTTTCATCTTACCTGATCTTCTGCATTCCTTACCTGGTGTTAAACCTCGTGGGCAGAAAGTGGCCTTGTATCCACAAGTACAAGATCCAGCAAGACAGAAACCCCACAGCAGAGATGATATTGCACTGTCTTGGAGTCACAGTGTATAACCATCTGTTCTTCATATTTCCAGCTGCTGTTGCACAATGGTATTGGAGACCTCCATGTCCCCTTCCAGAAGAGTCTCCAACCCTCATGGATATAATATCTGGTGTGACAGGAAGTCTTCTTCTATTTGATTTCCAATATTTTATATGGCATATGATTCATCATCGAAACAGGTGGTTATATAAGACATTTCATGCCATCCATCATGAGTACATGGCTCCCTTTTCCTTGGCCACCCAGTGTCTGGGAGGTTGGGAACTAGTTACTGTAGGTTTCTGGACTACATTAAACCCAATCATTTTCAGATGTCATATTCTCACTACTTGGGTTTTTATGGTATTCCATGTTTATGTTTCAGTAGAAGATCATTGTGGCTATGATTTTCCATGGTCCACATCTCACCTGGTACCTTTTGGGATTTATGGAGGCCCAGCAAAGCATGATGTACATCATCAAAAGCCCATGAGTAACTATGCCCCTCACTTTATGCACTGGGACAAAATCTTTGGTACCCATGCTGATTTTAGTTCAGTAAAGGGAATTCTGGAGCAGGCCACCCCTAATAAAACCTGCTGTGCAAGCAAACAAGAGGACAGCCTGTATGATGAGAGCATCACTCCTACAGCAAGAATGGCAGACGAAAGGAAAAGCTGA